In the Sulfolobales archaeon genome, AACGCCCCCAAGGGTGATGCAATCCCAAGACCGATGCAGGGGAAGAAATATGAGGCGATGAAAACAACTTACATAAACTTATATAAGAGCTGAACCCCTAAATACCATCTCATATCTCGACAGCTTCGGGGCAGACTCTTCTAATCTTCTCTAGGAGTGATATATACCACTCTGGAAGCTTTATACCTTCTATTCTTCGAGATGGTGTGTAGGGTTTTATATCTAGAACCGGAGTTCCATCAAATAGATCCAAACCATCAACATGTAGAATCCTACCTTCTCTCTTGAGAAGTCTCACTATAGAAACAGCTATGGGATTAGGTCTATGAGGTGAGTCTGTGCAGAAGACACCTACCTCAGGTATTTCTTCCTCGGAAAGTCCGTATCTCATGAATTTTCTAGGTCTTACCCTGAGAACTCCACGTCTTGAGATGGCTTTATGCAGGTATGCTATAACTATTATATGTGAGAAGCCTTCAATACCTTCGAGAGCTTCCTCGTATTCGGGCAGTATCTCTATAGATCCCTGAACTCCTCTGACAGCTCTCGCAACACTATCATCTGGTAGAGATACTCTTACAAATCCTACAGGTCTTAGATCTATTTTAACATCCGGGGTATCCATGGTAGGCAGCCTCTCTCATTATATTCTCTCTCGTAATCTTAGAAGAAGTCTTGCTACATACTCTGCGATCTTTGGTATCGTATCCACTGTTATATACTCGTTAGGAGCATGAGCTCTCCCACCATGTCCAGGAGCTGTTGATATCATAGGTACTCCAAGTTTTCTTGTGAAAAGATATGCGGGTGCCGACCCTGGTAGCATGGGTATTATATATGGTTTCATCATCATATCGCTATAGATATCCCTAGCTAGTGAGACGTAGGGGTTTCTAGGATCTGTCTTACTCCATGTATATGCATCGTGAACTTCTATTTTAACAAACTCTGAAAGACCTAGTCTCTTCACAAGATCTTCAACTCCTCTGATCACGTCTTCAGGTTCTATTCCTGGAACTATTCTAAAATCTAATCTCATAACAGCTTCTGAAGGTGTTATAGTCTTGGTTCCAGGTCCTGTGTATCCTGATGTGAACCCATCTATATTAACAGTCGGCTTGAAGTACACAGCTATATACCAGTCATCTCCAGATAGTCTTGTCCTGCTTATACCATACATCTCTACGAGTTCTTCTAAAGGTGATGCTTCTCTGATATCTTGAAGATATCTCAGATCCTCTTCAGTAGGTGTGAGAGCTTTCTCATCAAGCCACGGTATTCTAGGTCCTTCTAGAGGGTCTATAAGATGAGAAGCTATTCTTGCTAGAATTGCTGCTGGATTGTAAAGTCCTCTGCTATTACTACTATGAACATCATATCTAGATGTTCTAGCTCTGAGCTCTATAAATACAATACCTTTATTCCCCAGAACTATAGAAGGCTTGCCGGGAACCCTCTCGGAGGGGATTGCGAATAGAGTGAACTCAGAACCTCTAAGCTCGCTGAATTTATCCTCTATGAATCTAGGCATTGAAGGACTTCCGATCTCTTCTTCTCCTTCGAGAACTATGAGTATATCTAGAGGAGGTTCTCCAACAGATCTGATGAATGTCTCGATTCCTAGGAGAGAGCTCATGAGAGCTCCCTTAGTATTATAAGCTCCTCTCGCAATGATCCTGTCTCCTATAATCCTCGCCTCGAAAGGAGGAGATTCCCACAGCTCTAGAGGTTCGACTGGTTGCACATCATACATGTTGTATAGTATCATCTTCTTATCGGAGGATCCTTTGATTCTCCCGAAAACTATTGGATGACCTCCGTACTCTAGAAGAACAGCAGATCCTCCCAGTCTCTCTCTTATAAAATCAGCTAGATAGGATGCTGTCTCTCTAATCCCAAGCCCTGACCCTGATATGCTAGGCATTCTAAGAAGTTCTACGACATCTTTCACGAGATCTTCTCTATGTTCTTTTACGTAGGATAATATTTTCTCAACAAGGTTTCCAAGCATTTTTATCTGTAGATAAATCGGGTTCAGAGTTTAAAACTCTTGAGAGGTTCAGCTCTCATATTTTCATCGAGTGATCCTTATTCGCTGGTTAGCATGTAGAATCTACGAGTATTTCTTATAAAAACAGTAAGGATTGATAGAAGATTGTGAGAGGCTTAATTAAGATCTGAGGATATCTATCTTGATAGCAGTCCTCGCATGACTTGGTTTCTAGGGATCTATAGATTAATATTATTAGATAAGATGATATTGTGAGGGTCTGCTTCTGATGAGGATCTATAGATGGGTTGTAGGACCTTTGAGAACTAATTGTTATATGATCGAGAGTTTGAATGAAGCTCTCATAATAGATCCTGGGTGGCATGAGGGTTTAGATGATATGATAAGAATTATTAGAAGTAGATCTCTGAAGCTCATAGGTTTTATCGCAAC is a window encoding:
- the tsaA gene encoding tRNA (N6-threonylcarbamoyladenosine(37)-N6)-methyltransferase TrmO — translated: MDTPDVKIDLRPVGFVRVSLPDDSVARAVRGVQGSIEILPEYEEALEGIEGFSHIIVIAYLHKAISRRGVLRVRPRKFMRYGLSEEEIPEVGVFCTDSPHRPNPIAVSIVRLLKREGRILHVDGLDLFDGTPVLDIKPYTPSRRIEGIKLPEWYISLLEKIRRVCPEAVEI
- a CDS encoding M20/M25/M40 family metallo-hydrolase; this encodes MLGNLVEKILSYVKEHREDLVKDVVELLRMPSISGSGLGIRETASYLADFIRERLGGSAVLLEYGGHPIVFGRIKGSSDKKMILYNMYDVQPVEPLELWESPPFEARIIGDRIIARGAYNTKGALMSSLLGIETFIRSVGEPPLDILIVLEGEEEIGSPSMPRFIEDKFSELRGSEFTLFAIPSERVPGKPSIVLGNKGIVFIELRARTSRYDVHSSNSRGLYNPAAILARIASHLIDPLEGPRIPWLDEKALTPTEEDLRYLQDIREASPLEELVEMYGISRTRLSGDDWYIAVYFKPTVNIDGFTSGYTGPGTKTITPSEAVMRLDFRIVPGIEPEDVIRGVEDLVKRLGLSEFVKIEVHDAYTWSKTDPRNPYVSLARDIYSDMMMKPYIIPMLPGSAPAYLFTRKLGVPMISTAPGHGGRAHAPNEYITVDTIPKIAEYVARLLLRLRERI